In Cicer arietinum cultivar CDC Frontier isolate Library 1 chromosome 7, Cicar.CDCFrontier_v2.0, whole genome shotgun sequence, the genomic window taaaattgatttttcctCTAGAATTGATTCTAACTTGACACTAGAATTTTCAGCTTTGACCTCCAGAGTTAATTTTTAGCCTCAAATTAATTGTTGAGCTTACTTTTACATGTATcaaaacataaatcattttccattgaattcattttaaacaaaatcaattcaaaGGTTGTTATTTCAACACACAAATGATTAGATATGTGTGTGCATGTAATATTGACCATTAATTTGTCAATCAACAGATGATATTACTCACTTCACACCCTAAAGACAAGCAGGATTCAACAAATTTTGACACAAACCTCAGAAATTTGATTCATAATCAAGCAGGCATCCAACTTTgaattatgaataataaaatgaaagacaattgcttttaaaaattaagtaaaatggcaacaatttttgacaaaatttatgGAAACCAAaccaataattataaaataattaaatgatagaGAAAGTAGTTTAGTTATTCTGACCTTAAACGGGGATGATTTATCGCTGGCAGAGACGTTGGAATAGTCTAGGGTAGTTGAAGCTCGGATCTTTAAGGGTTTAAGAAGATAGACGGAGTGAGAGAGAAAGGGTTTGCGAATTTTGGCGTAAAGGTTGGAGCTTGAAGGTGAAGGAATGATAAATGTTGCAGAGAGCGCCATTTGAGGATGCAAAGCTTCAAGAAGAATGAAAAATTAAACACTGCCACTGgtataacaaatattattaagGTTAAATTAAAACCACGGAATGAAACTGCAGCAGAAAATACTGACCGTGGACTCGCTTAGATTTTATGTCAGTGAAGCTAAAATGTCAACTATCACCAACTTGGCTAAAATGGATGTCCGAAACAACCCCGATTTTCTTATAcatctttttctttctaaacCATTTGGTTTATCGGTGTATTAGAGATTAGGAGATAATCAAAGTCAGATCAATAATTATTTCGGTGGATATTCAAATTTGGTTTTTCTAACATTTGtttatgattaaattttattaaccaCTTGCCATTaataatttgagtttaattattcaattatttaattttttataatatttttatttatattgtttttgtgtCTTTTCACAATcacttaatatatttttacttatcTTTTAAATCTCTCCTCTTGTTTGCTTCGTCTACAAACTATCTTTCTTATGCTTCTAACCCTAAAGTTGAcctttattctttaaaatatatttaattgatttaagaGATATATAAGTTGTAcatttgtaattaaatttaaacattttaaaatatacattgtgtaaattaattttatatcgATTAAGACATTAAACATATATTTAGTAATTAGTTCAACTTAAGACATTAAACATATATTTGAAAATCAGTTGAGCTCACCGCCACCATGAGTTTGAGTGCATTTCATCGTGGAAATTCGCAAGCAACAAATTGTAGTTTTGAAGCAAACGCACAGCCGGACAAATATCCAATATCAAGAAACCAAGCATTACTTATAGATTTGTTGAGTACAATATAAAGAACCAACTACTCGACTCGAAGTGAACAACAAACTTGAGAAATGAAAGATGATTTATCCTTGAGAAATTGGTATTATCAAGGGATAACATGTAGAAGCATTAAGTGAATGAAtatgattaaaagaataaaaatgacTATATTAACATAAACCAAACTTAGTCAATACACTAGCCAATAATTGGAGTATTAAACCAATAGTTAAGCAACCAAATTCGGTCATAATCTATCAGACTGTAAATATCAACTACAAAGACAGCACTTAAACACCTACAAAAGATGTTACTTCCTCAAACTTAATGTGGTTTTGGGACGTTGGGTCTAGGGTCTCTTGCACATGCTCGGGTCTCCTATTCTCCAATGCTTGCTGAAGTTGTGACATTATAACAAAAAGGTTCACTGTCAAGATGAAAGCTCTGATGATCCCAAATTTAGGCTTCACTCCTCCACATTTCAAAGGAATTAAACCCAACATCCCTTCCATGAGCGATCCTGCAGTGGTTGATGCAGTTACTTGAACTTGGATGGAAGCAGACCAGGACCTGCAGAAACATGTGCAGGAGCTTCTTGGAAGGCTGTTTGACTTGATATTTAGAGTTGATGTTGCAATTGATGCATCTGCACCTTACTGTGTGCTTCTTTAGCATGTAGTTCGCCTGTAGTTGTAGGAGCTGAGTGAGTTGGGGAAATAGTGATGTGACCGAAGTTGTGGCCTTTTTAACACTTTTCATGTTGAATACCTCAATGACGCGTTGTTTCTCTTTAGCTTGTAACACTTTGCTTGTCATCCTCCCATATGTTTTTTAAAACTTCCAATAGCTGTCTTGTACTTTGAAGGAACAATACCAGAAGTTCTATGCTACATTTCAGCTCAATTTAACGTTCACTTCTATCACCAGTAATCTCTGCAGGAACAAAATCCATTTTTGAATGAGTGAAAGCGACTTCTATCCCTCACAATGATTTCTACTTGATAAACTTTAGAAATCAGCTTCATCACAGTATGGCAGTCTCCACAAACCCTCAGGTTCTTTACTATTCTTAAAATCCTTCCTTTAGGAAGTTTTGCTAATCCAAAAGCTGCAGCAAGCTTCTCACTGTGCTTGGACACtgaatcttctttttcttcctcttcAATATCATGCAAGACACTTCTTACCTGGGGCGCATAACCTTCTTCTGTTCTGAGTCTTAACATTATTTCCCTCAGTTTATCATGGGCCTCTTCTGTAACCTCGTTAGGCTTTTCACCTGCCACAAAACGATAAATGACCTTGTCAATTTCAATCATGCTCCAACCAGGAGTCTTTTTCATGCTATGTTCAATCATTGTTCTTCTTATGCCAGCAACATCCTTCCATTTCCCTGCAACCGCATAAACATTCGAGAGCAGTACATGGTCACTGGAGTTGTTTGGATCCATTTCAGCAAGCCTTGCTTTTACAAGCTCTGCCAATTCAATATTTCCATGAAGGCTACAAGTCCCAAGGAGGGTCCTCCAAATGATTGCATTAGGTGGAATTGGCATTTGGCATATAAACTCATAAGCCTCCTGCAACCTAGCAGCTCGACCATATAGATCAACcatacaaccataatgctcaGCTGCAGGTTCAATCCCATACAAATTTGTCATCTTAGAAAATAAATCACACCCTTGCTGAACCAAACCACTATGGCTACAAGCATAAAGGAGAGATATGAACGTGACACCGTCCGGCCTAACTCCAGACTCTTCCATCTCATAAAAAACCTGAATCGCCTCATCTCCACGACCGTGCATTGCAAGTGCTGCTATCATCGATGTCCAAGACACGACGCACTTAGCCGCAGACATATTTTGAAAGACCGACTTAGCCATATCAACATTTCCGCACTTGGAGTAAGTATCTATTAAAGCATTATTCACCGAAACAATACAAAGAAACCCAGCTTTCTCCATAAACCCATGTAAAATCTTACCAAACTCAAACGCCCCAGCTTGTGCACAAGCAGACAACACCCCAGTGAGACTAACTTCACTCGGCCTAATCCCCTCCCGCCTCAACTCCCTGAAAAACCCAAAAGCCTCATCAAAAGAACCACCTTGAGAAAAGCCAACAATCATAGTACTCCAAGAAACATCATCTCTCATCGTCATTTGAGAAAAAACTCTTCTTGCCAACCCAAGCTCACTAGCTTTAACATAACCAGCAAGCATCACATTCCAAGAAGTCAAATTCCTAATGGGCATACGCTGAAACACACCCCACGCACCCTCCACATCCCCACACCTAAAAGAAGCAGTAACAACCGCATTCCACGCAACAACATTCGGTTCAGGCATTTCCTCAAATACCTTTGTTGCAGACTCATAACACCCACATTCGGCATACATACTAATCAATGTAGTTCCAACAAATATATGGGAATCAAATCCATGACGAAAAGCCTGAGAATGCAGCTGAATGCCGGATTTATTCAAGTGACCGTAGTTTGCGATCCCTTTGAGTGCAAAGGCGAAGGAGAAGCTATCGGGGAAGAGGGTGGGGTGACGAAGCAATTGGATGAAGGGTTGGAGGGAAGTAAGAGGGGTGGAAGAGTGAGAAAGTGAACGAATGAGGGTGTTGTACATGAAGGTGTCGGGGTTGGGGAAGTGTTGGAAGAGACGGAGAGAGTAGTGGAGAGCATGGTCGGAGATGGATGAGGCGCAGTGGAGAAGAAGTTTGCCGAAGAAGAAAGGGTTAGTGTGAAGGCCTGTAACGTAGAGATGAGCGTGAATTTGCTTAGTGGTTTTGAGGGTGGTGCTGTTGCATTTGCCCAACAATGAAACCAATCCTTCTTCAACCCTCTT contains:
- the LOC101510418 gene encoding pentatricopeptide repeat-containing protein At1g74630, with translation MNINKRVEEGLVSLLGKCNSTTLKTTKQIHAHLYVTGLHTNPFFFGKLLLHCASSISDHALHYSLRLFQHFPNPDTFMYNTLIRSLSHSSTPLTSLQPFIQLLRHPTLFPDSFSFAFALKGIANYGHLNKSGIQLHSQAFRHGFDSHIFVGTTLISMYAECGCYESATKVFEEMPEPNVVAWNAVVTASFRCGDVEGAWGVFQRMPIRNLTSWNVMLAGYVKASELGLARRVFSQMTMRDDVSWSTMIVGFSQGGSFDEAFGFFRELRREGIRPSEVSLTGVLSACAQAGAFEFGKILHGFMEKAGFLCIVSVNNALIDTYSKCGNVDMAKSVFQNMSAAKCVVSWTSMIAALAMHGRGDEAIQVFYEMEESGVRPDGVTFISLLYACSHSGLVQQGCDLFSKMTNLYGIEPAAEHYGCMVDLYGRAARLQEAYEFICQMPIPPNAIIWRTLLGTCSLHGNIELAELVKARLAEMDPNNSSDHVLLSNVYAVAGKWKDVAGIRRTMIEHSMKKTPGWSMIEIDKVIYRFVAGEKPNEVTEEAHDKLREIMLRLRTEEGYAPQVRSVLHDIEEEEKEDSVSKHSEKLAAAFGLAKLPKGRILRIVKNLRVCGDCHTVMKLISKVYQVEIIVRDRSRFHSFKNGFCSCRDYW